A region from the Macrobrachium rosenbergii isolate ZJJX-2024 chromosome 32, ASM4041242v1, whole genome shotgun sequence genome encodes:
- the LOC136855659 gene encoding LOW QUALITY PROTEIN: uncharacterized protein (The sequence of the model RefSeq protein was modified relative to this genomic sequence to represent the inferred CDS: deleted 1 base in 1 codon) gives MRLLWTHPDWCRIPLSLWLCSLLASCLDETTTSAKTKELVEEGPAETLFLDLEQIFIPTLPTVRDQEEKGAVRHNLPVGVSEEAPGILTIGTESPWEKNKSSGDASTMEAPYGSWKSPVSSDIVTRETYTIVEPPKVDPITGNVFWSERLASEGGRHAVFHYNPETKVVVRWTPENFNVHTMVHEYGGGSFTVYNNTLFFSNGYDWGLYRQDGPDGIPKLLTNTPYRRFADGCYCPRLDSLFLVVEDHDLLQKGKAKEPENGIVIVNARTGEQNVIAAHADFFSSPRVSQDGNYLVWIQWNHPNMPWTETRMFVAEIVDDKGRLTIVKYFQHGSMMTPSFNQNNEIFYVHDSTGWWNLYKVNRRGFEINLTNQSQEVGWPMWQFGRQAYDVNPRIGHDEVVAICGNDLTVIDSIKLEKRILHTGYSTYSLGVVYALDGKKVFVVAGDEMRPFRLIEVDLDTGGVRSLRQLLRDADAPSSPSLSSPPLHQLVDPGYISIAKQIQFPTTQGDFAYGYLYLPKNKDYTAPEGTKPPLLVKAHGGPTSAASRVINLTYQFFTSRGFAILDVDYRGSTGYGTLYRNKLHEMWGVYDVADVLAGSEYLVKEGLVDRNMLCIDGHSAGGYTTLSALTVTGSPFKAGASYYGISDLELLATDTHKFESQYMEGLVGNMEEYKARYAARSPLKNSEKLDVPMIFFQGTEDKIVPPSQARGMYELVKGKGLPTAFLLFEGEGHEFVRSESQKKSLEGEIFFFAKIFNITLGDITSDIFIDNLDKWRNEPKYTIQKITLQ, from the exons ATGAGGCTGTTGTGGACTCACCCCGATTGGTGTCGCATCCCGCTGTCTCTGTGGCTCTGCTCGCTGCTTGCTTCTTGT TTAGACGAAACCACCACCTCGGCCAAGACTAAAGAACTGGTAGAAGAGGGTCCTGCCGAGACGTTGTTTCTGGATCTGGAACAG ATCTTCATCCCTACCCTCCCGACCGTTCGAGACCAAGAGGAAAAGGGAGCTGTTCGCCACAACTTGCCTGTCGGAGTCAGCGAAGAGGCTCCGGGGATACTCACGATTGGAACGGAGAGtccctgggaaaagaacaagtCTTCTGGCGACGCTTCGACTATGGAGGCGCCTTACGGCTCGTGGAAATCGCCCGTCAGCAGTGACATTGTGACTCGAGAAACCTATACGATAGTGGAGCCTCCTAAGGTAGATCCAATTACAG GTAATGTATTCTGGAGTGAGCGGCTCGCCAGTGAAGGTGGTCGACATGCAGTTTTCCATTACAATCCAG AAACAAAGGTCGTTGTGAGATGGACCCCGGAGAATTTCAACGTGCACACGATGGTGCACGAATATGGCGGGGGATCTTTCACCGTCTACAACAACACGCTCTTCTTCTCCAACGGCTATGACTGGGGGCTGTACCGTCAGGACGGCCCTGACGGTATTCCTAAGCTGTTAACAAACACTCCTTACAGAAGATTTGCTGATGGGTGCTACTGTCCCCGG CTGGACAGCCTGTTCCTGGTGGTAGAGGACCACGACCTCCTCCAGAAGGGCAAAGCAAAGGAACCAGAGAACGGCATTGTCATCGTGAATGCCAGGACAGGGGAGCAGAACGTCATCGCAGCTCACGCCgacttcttctcctctcctcgaGTCTCCCAGGACGGGAATTACCTCGTCTGGATTCAGTGGAATCACCCCAATATg CCATGGACAGAAACTCGCATGTTTGTCGCGGAGATCGTAGATGATAAAGGGAGGCTCACCATCGTCAAGTACTTTCAGCACGGGAG CATGATGACGCCTTCGTTCAACCAGAACAACGAGATCTTCTACGTGCACGACTCCACCGGGTGGTGGAATCTGTACAAGGTGAACAGAAGAGGCTTCGAGATCAACCTCACCAACCAGTCACAGGAAGTTGGCTGGCCCATGTGGCA gttTGGTCGTCAGGCCTACGACGTGAATCCTCGCATTGGACACGATGAAGTGGTCGCCATTTGTGGAAAT GACCTGACAGTGATTGACTCGATCAAACTCGAAAAGAGAATCCTCCACACTGGGTATTCAACGTACAGTCTTGGTGTTGTGTACGCTTTGGACGGCAAAAAG GTGTTCGTCGTGGCAGGAGACGAGATGAGGCCCTTCAGGCTGATCGAAGTTGACCTAGACACGGGAGGAGTCAGGAGCCTCAGGCAGCTCCTAAGAGACGCAGACGCTCCTTCGTCTCCATCATTGTCCTCGCCTCCCTTGCACCAGTTGGTCGATCCAGGATACATCTCGATAGCGAAGCAAATCCAGTTCCCTACGACGCAAGGCGATTTCGCTTACGGATATCTCTATTTACCGAAG AACAAGGATTACACGGCTCCTGAGGGCACAAAGCCACCATTATTGGTCAAGGCTCATGGGGGACCAACCTCTGCCGCTTCGAGGGTTATCAACCTTACGTACCAATTCTTTACTTCCAGAGGATTCGCTATTTTGGATGTAGACTATAGGGGGAGTACCGGGTACGGAACCCTCTACAGGAACAAACTCCATGAAAT gTGGGGAGTTTATGACGTGGCTGACGTGTTGGCTGGCTCAGAGTACCTGGTGAAGGAAGGCCTCGTTGACCGAAATATGCTGTGTATAGATGGCCATTCCGCTGGAGGCTACACCACCCTCTCGGCTCTGACCGTCACCGGCTCACCTTTCAAGGCTG GTGCGAGTTACTACGGCATCTCGGACCTGGAGCTTCTGGCGACAGACACGCACAAATTCGAGAGCCAGTACATGGAGGGTCTGGTGGGGAACATGGAGGAGTACAAGGCCAGATATGCCGCGCGGTCCCCCCTGAAGAATTCGGAGAAACTCGATGTT CCCATGATATTCTTCCAAGGAACCGAGGATAAG ATCGTTCCACCAAGCCAAGCCCGTGGAATGTATGAGTTAGTCAAGGGGAAGGGGCTTCCCACTGCATTCCTCTTGTTCGAAG GGGAAGGCCACGAGTTCGTCCGAAGTGAAAGCCAGAAAAAATCGTTGGAGGGCGAGATCTTTTTCTTCGCGAAGATATTCAACATAACGCTGGGAGACATCACTTCTGAC ATCTTCATAGACAACCTGGACAAATGGCGAAACGAACCAAAATACACTATTCAGAAGATAACGCTTCAGTGA